Part of the Pirellulales bacterium genome, AGAAGATCGCGACTCCGATCGTCGAGATCAAGAACATGAACAGTTTCCGCGCCGTGGAACGAGCTTTGGAGTACGAATCCCAACGCCAGTACGATGTGTGGCGCGAGACCGGCAAGCGACTCGGGGACGTGCCGAAGCAAACGCGCGGCTGGGACGATGCCGCCAACGTCACACATGGCCAGCGTCACAAGGAAGAGTCGAGCGACTATCGGTACTTCCCCGACCCCGATCTGGTGCCGGTCACTGTTACGGCTGAAGAGGTCCAACGGGTTCGCGCCGAACTTGGCGAATTGCCGGCCCAGCTTCGCCGCCGGCTGGAAGCGACCTACGGTATTAGCGCATACGATAGCGACGTGATCGTCAACCAGGGACACCAATTGGTGACCTATTTCGTCGATCTGGCAGATACCTGCGGCGACGGCAAACTGGCTAGCAATTGGATACAGCAAGACGTCTTGCGACTGCTTAAAGAAACAGGAACCGACATCGAATCGTTCCCTGTCCGCGCCTGGGGATTGGCTGACCTGCTGAAGAAGGTCAAAGCCGGCGAGGTCGATACCACCCGTGGCCGCGAAGTGCTGAGCACTATGGTCGCCACGGGAAAATCGGCCGATGAGGCGATGAAAGAGCTCGGCATCGAACGAGTCGACGAATCTGCGCTTGTCGAGTTGTGCCGGCAACTAGTGGCTGCCAATCCGAAGCTGGTGGCCGACGTCAAGGCTGGCAAGATGCAGGCCGCAGGCGCATTTGTCGGGCAGGCCAAAAAGGCCAACCCCAACGTAAACCCCGCCCGCGTCCGCGAGATTTGCCTGGAGTTGATCGCGGCTGGGTAACAGGTGGTCAGTCCGAAACCGTTTTGAACGCGCGCGGTAGCAAATTAATCAGATCGCTGGCGATCAGCGACACCTCTCCCAACTCGGTGGCCGCCAGGTCACCGGCCAGCCCGTGGACATGGACGCCCAGACGCGCCGCGTCGAACGGCTTGAGACCTTGGCACAATAACGCCGTGATGATGCCGGTCAGCACGTCACCCGTGCCGCCGGTGGCCATGCCGGGATTTCCCGTCGTGTTGTGCGCTTTCTGCCGACCGTCAGTCACAAGCGTACGGTGCCCTTTGAGCACAATCACCACGCCGCATTTCTTCGCCAGTCCAATGGCCTCGAGCAGTTGCTCGTCGCGGGTCCCGATCGTTTGTGACTGAATCAGGCGTGCGAACTCGCCCGG contains:
- the gatB gene encoding Asp-tRNA(Asn)/Glu-tRNA(Gln) amidotransferase subunit GatB — its product is NTQTCPVCTGMPGALPVMNRRAFELALQTAIALDCQIAPFTKWDRKQYYYPDLPKGYQISQYDLPFSSAGHLEISDSKGRFETKQVRITRAHLEEDAGKSVHDELAGEADSRIDLNRAGTPLLEIVSEPDMRSPAEAKAYLNELKLLLTYLAVSDCNMQEGSLRVDANVNLHLAGENSQKIATPIVEIKNMNSFRAVERALEYESQRQYDVWRETGKRLGDVPKQTRGWDDAANVTHGQRHKEESSDYRYFPDPDLVPVTVTAEEVQRVRAELGELPAQLRRRLEATYGISAYDSDVIVNQGHQLVTYFVDLADTCGDGKLASNWIQQDVLRLLKETGTDIESFPVRAWGLADLLKKVKAGEVDTTRGREVLSTMVATGKSADEAMKELGIERVDESALVELCRQLVAANPKLVADVKAGKMQAAGAFVGQAKKANPNVNPARVREICLELIAAG